One genomic segment of Thermovibrio guaymasensis includes these proteins:
- a CDS encoding HPr-rel-A system PqqD family peptide chaperone, giving the protein MGKLQKLAISDEGFIFDPETGSSFTVNQTGLFILKLLKEGKSQEEIVEALTEEFDVSRGEAARDLIDFLEQLRLNGLLREEKNV; this is encoded by the coding sequence ATGGGGAAACTTCAGAAGCTGGCCATAAGTGATGAGGGTTTCATCTTTGACCCTGAAACGGGAAGCAGCTTCACTGTTAACCAGACCGGTCTCTTTATTCTGAAGCTCCTTAAGGAGGGTAAAAGTCAGGAAGAGATTGTTGAGGCTTTAACAGAGGAGTTTGACGTGAGCCGTGGGGAAGCCGCCAGAGACCTGATTGACTTCCTTGAGCAGCTAAGGCTCAACGGCCTTTTAAGGGAGGAGAAAAATGTATAA
- a CDS encoding ATP-grasp domain-containing protein: MYKVAVSGINAVDNPGPGVGIAKSLKEGDRELRVFGLAYDAMEPGIYMDWLIDKSFIMPYPSEGEELFLNRLLYIKEKYGFDAVIPALDAELPLFIKGAQYLENLGIKTFLPTQEQFNLRAKDKLPEVAERIGVKVPKTVVVTSYEELSKAVSELGFPVMIKGIFYKAYKAQNMAQATAYFNSIVSEWGYPIIVQEVVSGEEMNVVGVGDGEGGHFGLVGIKKLWITSLGKIWTGVTVKNEKLLEAAEGFVSAYSWRGAFEFECVATDSDIYLIEINPRFPAWVYFSTGVGVNLPYRLLQAALGVEPERSWDYEAGKLYVRYTDDLVTDMDRFQKIITSGEV, encoded by the coding sequence ATGTATAAGGTAGCCGTTTCGGGAATAAATGCCGTTGATAACCCCGGCCCCGGCGTTGGCATTGCAAAGAGTTTGAAGGAGGGAGACAGGGAGCTCCGGGTCTTCGGCCTTGCCTATGACGCCATGGAGCCGGGAATCTACATGGACTGGCTGATAGACAAGAGTTTTATAATGCCCTACCCCAGTGAAGGAGAGGAGCTCTTCTTAAACCGGCTCCTCTACATTAAGGAAAAGTACGGCTTTGATGCAGTAATTCCCGCCCTTGACGCAGAGCTCCCCCTCTTCATAAAAGGCGCCCAGTACCTTGAAAACCTCGGGATAAAAACCTTCCTCCCGACTCAGGAGCAGTTTAACTTAAGGGCTAAAGATAAACTCCCCGAAGTTGCCGAGAGAATAGGAGTTAAAGTTCCTAAGACAGTTGTCGTTACCTCATACGAGGAGCTCAGTAAAGCCGTCTCCGAGCTCGGCTTCCCTGTTATGATTAAGGGCATCTTCTACAAGGCCTACAAAGCCCAAAATATGGCTCAGGCTACCGCCTACTTTAACTCAATAGTCAGTGAGTGGGGCTACCCGATAATCGTTCAGGAAGTAGTCTCCGGCGAGGAGATGAACGTTGTAGGGGTCGGAGACGGTGAGGGAGGGCACTTCGGCCTTGTGGGAATAAAAAAACTCTGGATAACCAGTCTCGGGAAAATCTGGACGGGAGTAACCGTGAAGAATGAAAAACTCCTTGAGGCCGCAGAGGGGTTTGTTTCGGCCTACTCTTGGAGGGGAGCCTTTGAGTTTGAATGTGTAGCCACCGATAGCGACATCTACCTGATTGAGATTAATCCCCGATTTCCCGCGTGGGTTTACTTCTCAACGGGAGTCGGCGTAAACCTTCCCTACAGGCTCCTTCAGGCGGCTTTGGGAGTGGAACCCGAAAGGAGCTGGGATTACGAGGCTGGAAAGCTCTACGTCCGCTACACCGACGACCTCGTTACCGACATGGATAGATTCCAGAAAATCATTACTTCCGGGGAGGTATAG
- a CDS encoding alanine racemase, with protein sequence MKKPYEKPVIFKLKTGFMNKFGEGSYLLKKVRSKIEGVSVDDLVKEFGSPLFVFSERKLRQKFRELKNAFALRYPNVEFSWSYKTNYLDAICAILHDEGETAEVVSEFEYEKARRLGVPGNKIIYNGPYKPLDSLRVTVKEGARINVDHFEEIADLEQVADELGTKPRIGIRLNMDIGIQPQWSRFGFNLESGQALDAVKRIAAGGKLELVGLHCHIGTFILEPRAYEQEVKKMVEFAYRVEEEFGFKIEYLDIGGGFPSKNKLRGIYLPPDVAVPSIDEFAERVCNALLSSLRPGDYPKLILESGRAIVDESGYLITTVHAAKRMPDGRKAYVLDAGVNILFTAFWYHFNVEIDREINGPAEPCILYGPLCMNIDVVDDMVQLPPLPRGTRLILSPVGAYNVTQWMQFIRYRPNVVLIGENGEVELIRKAEDLSDIVKRERLPERLELKWKG encoded by the coding sequence ATGAAGAAACCCTATGAGAAGCCGGTAATTTTCAAGCTCAAAACCGGCTTTATGAATAAGTTCGGCGAAGGTTCCTATCTCTTAAAGAAAGTTCGCTCCAAGATAGAGGGTGTAAGTGTTGATGACCTCGTTAAAGAGTTCGGCTCTCCCCTCTTTGTCTTTTCCGAGAGGAAGTTGAGACAGAAGTTCCGTGAGCTAAAGAATGCCTTTGCTCTCCGTTACCCCAACGTTGAGTTCAGCTGGTCTTACAAGACCAACTACCTTGACGCTATCTGTGCCATTCTCCACGATGAGGGGGAGACTGCCGAAGTTGTCTCAGAGTTTGAGTACGAGAAGGCAAGGAGGCTCGGAGTTCCTGGAAATAAAATCATTTACAACGGTCCCTACAAGCCCCTTGATTCCCTGCGTGTTACAGTCAAAGAGGGGGCAAGGATTAACGTTGACCACTTTGAGGAGATAGCAGACCTTGAGCAGGTTGCTGACGAGTTGGGTACCAAGCCCCGTATAGGTATCAGGCTTAACATGGATATAGGGATTCAGCCCCAGTGGAGCCGTTTCGGCTTTAACCTTGAGAGCGGTCAGGCTTTGGACGCCGTTAAGCGAATTGCCGCCGGAGGCAAACTTGAGCTTGTGGGTCTCCACTGCCACATCGGTACCTTTATCCTTGAGCCCCGTGCCTACGAGCAGGAAGTTAAGAAGATGGTTGAGTTTGCTTACCGCGTTGAGGAGGAGTTCGGCTTCAAAATTGAGTACCTTGATATCGGAGGCGGTTTCCCCTCAAAGAACAAGCTCAGGGGAATTTACCTCCCTCCCGACGTTGCCGTTCCTTCAATTGATGAGTTTGCAGAAAGGGTCTGCAACGCTTTGCTATCCTCCCTCCGTCCTGGAGATTACCCGAAGTTAATCCTTGAGAGTGGAAGGGCTATAGTTGATGAATCAGGCTACCTGATTACCACAGTTCACGCTGCAAAGAGAATGCCCGACGGCAGAAAAGCCTACGTCCTTGATGCGGGAGTAAACATCCTTTTTACCGCCTTTTGGTACCACTTTAACGTTGAGATTGACAGAGAAATAAACGGTCCAGCCGAGCCCTGCATTCTCTACGGTCCCCTGTGTATGAACATTGATGTTGTTGACGATATGGTTCAACTCCCTCCCCTTCCTAGGGGAACGAGGTTAATTCTTTCTCCCGTAGGCGCATACAACGTTACCCAGTGGATGCAGTTTATCAGGTACAGGCCCAACGTCGTTTTAATCGGGGAAAACGGAGAGGTTGAGCTAATCAGGAAGGCCGAGGACCTTTCTGACATAGTCAAAAGAGAGAGACTCCCCGAAAGGTTGGAGCTGAAATGGAAAGGTTAA
- a CDS encoding urea transporter — protein sequence MERLKNYFLPILRSYSAVLFNSSFLGGGALLLLTFLNPNLGLGGLVAVISAYLFARLISFKREFLRLDYYIYNPLLVGLSLGYLFKVSFLSLLFFAVAGVMTFLLTYALSSLFSYYLKLPVLSVPFVIGSSLLYLASVKFSNLFAVNLYPHGAPPFSFNLPLPLEGYLKSLGAIFFVPDSFAGFVIFLVLLMVSRILLFLSLLGYFSGALFQALLTGSTYHAFSDTSAFNYILTSMAVGGVFLIPSLRSYKFALLSSLIAVPLSAGAKVFWESYGLPVFAIPFNISTHMLLYVLIAISYYSVVKIYKGTPERTLDYYLTYQRRFPFTGRELLPPFSGRWTVWQSFDGRWTHKGPWRYALDFVITDEEGKTYKGEGLYLTDYYAFGKPVLSPVDGEVVSVVSNLPDNPPGKADKENNWGNYVLIYDRRGFYVLLCHFKQNSIRVKPGEHVVKGTLLGQCGNSGYSPQPHIHLHVQLLPHLGAPTVPFNLASYLSGEFFYDCGVPEEGQEVEPVYPDKSLFNRLNLLIDQEMEFTVSELGKEFPLKLKVKMAPEGTFYLTDGLAKLYFGIENSTFYFYHFEGDSSSPLRYFFFSAPKIPLIGRQGIIWKDYLPLLTLSSKLRRELYLFLSSFKYGLFEVKVESSFISSEKVSSDILLPGGEKERACLLIAPDFGFEEICFGNKVTIRRKR from the coding sequence ATGGAAAGGTTAAAAAACTACTTTCTCCCTATTCTGAGGAGCTACTCGGCGGTTCTCTTTAACTCAAGTTTCTTGGGAGGAGGGGCTCTCCTCCTTCTAACCTTTTTAAACCCTAACCTCGGTTTAGGAGGTTTGGTTGCCGTTATTTCGGCCTACCTCTTTGCCAGGTTAATCAGCTTTAAGAGGGAGTTCCTTCGCCTTGACTACTACATCTACAATCCCCTTCTGGTGGGCCTTTCCCTAGGTTATCTCTTTAAAGTTTCCTTTCTCAGCCTCCTTTTCTTTGCGGTTGCCGGAGTTATGACCTTTCTCTTAACCTACGCCCTCTCTTCTCTCTTTTCCTACTACCTTAAACTTCCCGTCCTCAGCGTTCCCTTCGTTATAGGGAGTTCCCTCCTCTACCTGGCGAGCGTAAAGTTCAGCAACCTTTTTGCAGTAAACCTCTATCCCCACGGAGCTCCCCCCTTTTCTTTTAACCTGCCCCTGCCCCTTGAGGGCTACTTAAAATCCCTCGGGGCAATCTTCTTCGTCCCAGATTCATTTGCCGGCTTTGTTATTTTCCTTGTTCTCCTAATGGTTTCTCGGATTCTCCTCTTCCTTTCACTTTTGGGCTACTTCTCGGGAGCTCTCTTCCAGGCCCTCTTAACTGGTTCAACCTACCACGCTTTCTCCGATACCTCTGCCTTCAACTACATCCTTACCTCAATGGCGGTAGGCGGTGTTTTCCTTATTCCCTCTTTAAGGAGCTACAAGTTTGCCCTCCTCTCCTCTCTCATTGCCGTTCCTTTAAGTGCCGGTGCCAAGGTCTTCTGGGAGAGCTACGGACTTCCCGTCTTTGCCATACCCTTTAACATCTCAACTCACATGCTCCTCTACGTTTTAATCGCCATTAGCTACTACTCTGTTGTAAAGATTTACAAGGGAACTCCCGAAAGGACCCTTGACTACTACCTTACCTACCAGAGGAGATTTCCCTTTACCGGCAGGGAGCTCCTGCCGCCCTTCTCAGGAAGGTGGACTGTCTGGCAATCCTTTGACGGCCGATGGACCCATAAAGGCCCCTGGAGGTACGCCCTTGACTTCGTTATTACCGATGAAGAGGGTAAGACCTATAAGGGGGAGGGCCTCTACCTTACCGACTACTACGCCTTCGGTAAACCCGTTCTCTCTCCCGTTGACGGTGAGGTCGTCTCTGTGGTCTCAAACCTTCCCGATAACCCTCCCGGGAAGGCCGACAAAGAGAACAACTGGGGCAATTACGTTCTAATCTACGACAGAAGAGGCTTTTACGTTCTCCTGTGCCACTTTAAGCAGAACTCTATCAGGGTAAAACCGGGAGAACACGTTGTTAAGGGTACTCTCTTGGGACAGTGTGGGAACTCTGGCTACTCTCCCCAGCCCCACATCCACCTTCACGTTCAGCTCCTTCCCCATTTGGGAGCCCCCACAGTTCCCTTTAACCTTGCCTCTTACCTGTCGGGGGAGTTTTTCTACGACTGTGGGGTGCCTGAAGAGGGGCAGGAGGTTGAGCCGGTTTACCCCGATAAATCTCTCTTTAACCGCCTCAACCTTCTGATTGACCAGGAGATGGAGTTTACCGTTTCAGAGTTAGGAAAGGAGTTTCCTCTCAAACTCAAGGTTAAGATGGCTCCGGAGGGGACCTTTTACCTTACCGACGGCCTTGCTAAGCTTTACTTTGGAATAGAGAACTCTACTTTCTACTTCTACCATTTTGAGGGAGATAGTTCCTCTCCTCTCAGGTATTTCTTCTTTTCCGCTCCAAAAATTCCACTTATCGGCCGTCAGGGGATTATCTGGAAGGATTATCTACCCCTCCTAACTCTCTCTTCAAAATTGAGGAGGGAGCTCTACCTTTTTCTCTCTTCCTTCAAGTACGGCCTCTTTGAGGTTAAGGTTGAGAGTTCCTTTATCTCTTCTGAAAAGGTCTCTTCTGATATACTTCTGCCGGGAGGAGAGAAGGAGAGAGCTTGCCTTCTGATAGCTCCCGACTTTGGATTTGAAGAGATCTGCTTTGGAAATAAAGTAACAATAAGGAGGAAGAGATGA